One window of Mucilaginibacter inviolabilis genomic DNA carries:
- a CDS encoding TlpA family protein disulfide reductase, giving the protein MKSLSYILLMSMLLWASGGRAQNKKLKKDQHQYLPDIDVYDINGKHTTLRQLGKNKVLFIDSWFIPCPPCFREMNVLHQLYAKYKTNKNFNFITICRTDSAIARKFFAQDKSMARYINMYHGFSHLKYFKLPVYFIPGCNEKIYVDRELTKYTPDDKAKCPDAQFGFHGYPTIVIFDKKGKLLFKKTGYDDDAEEAENTKIEQMIKEALAIK; this is encoded by the coding sequence ATGAAGAGCCTGAGCTATATCTTATTAATGAGTATGTTGTTATGGGCATCTGGGGGCAGGGCACAAAACAAGAAACTAAAAAAAGACCAACATCAATATTTACCTGATATTGATGTTTACGACATCAACGGTAAACACACTACTTTGCGACAGTTGGGTAAAAATAAAGTGTTATTTATCGATTCGTGGTTTATACCCTGCCCGCCATGTTTTCGTGAAATGAATGTGCTGCATCAACTTTATGCAAAGTATAAGACCAATAAAAATTTCAATTTTATAACTATATGCCGTACAGACAGTGCAATAGCCCGAAAGTTTTTTGCTCAGGATAAATCAATGGCTCGGTATATAAATATGTATCATGGTTTTAGCCATCTAAAATATTTTAAGCTCCCGGTGTATTTTATACCTGGGTGTAATGAAAAGATATATGTAGATAGAGAGTTGACCAAATATACTCCGGATGATAAAGCCAAATGCCCCGACGCGCAATTTGGCTTTCACGGTTATCCAACTATCGTTATTTTTGACAAAAAAGGAAAACTACTCTTCAAAAAAACCGGTTATGACGATGATGCAGAAGAAGCTGAGAATACGAAAATTGAGCAGATGATCAAAGAAGCTCTTGCGATTAAATAA
- the lpdA gene encoding dihydrolipoyl dehydrogenase has protein sequence MQYDVIVIGSGPGGYVAAIRCAQLGLKTAIVEKYNTLGGTCLNVGCIPSKALLDSSEHYHNAAHAFKTHGINLDNLKIDFGQMIKRKQEVVDANTSGISYLMKKNKIDTHHGVGSFKDKNTIIVKKNDGTETEITGKNVIIATGSKPSALPFLKIDKKRIITSTEALTLTEIPKHLVLIGGGVIGLELGSVYARLGSKVSVIEFMDGIIPTMDKALGKELQKVLTKLGMEFYLNHKVTGATVKGKEVTVTFDTPKGEKQELKGDYCLVAVGRVAYTDGLGLDKIGITVEERGRKITVNDHLETSVKGVYAIGDVIKGAMLAHKAEDEGTLVAEIIAGQKPHIDYNLIPGVVYTWPEVAAVGQTEEQLKAAGVKYKAGSFPFKASGRARASGDVDGFVKVLADATTDEILGVHMIGPRAADMIAEAVVAMEYRASAEDISRMSHAHPTYTEAMREACLAATDNRAIHM, from the coding sequence ATGCAATATGATGTTATCGTTATCGGTTCGGGCCCGGGTGGCTATGTAGCCGCTATACGTTGTGCCCAGCTTGGTTTAAAAACCGCGATTGTTGAAAAATATAATACCCTTGGCGGTACTTGCCTTAATGTAGGCTGTATCCCCTCCAAAGCTTTGTTGGATTCGTCTGAACATTACCATAATGCCGCTCATGCTTTTAAAACGCATGGTATTAACCTGGACAACCTGAAAATTGATTTCGGCCAGATGATCAAACGTAAGCAGGAAGTTGTTGATGCCAATACCAGCGGTATCAGTTACCTGATGAAAAAAAATAAGATCGATACCCATCATGGTGTAGGATCATTTAAAGATAAAAATACCATCATCGTTAAAAAGAACGATGGCACCGAAACCGAAATCACCGGTAAAAACGTGATCATCGCTACCGGTTCAAAGCCATCGGCATTGCCTTTCCTGAAGATCGATAAAAAACGCATTATCACTTCAACCGAAGCATTAACCCTGACTGAAATACCTAAGCACCTGGTGCTGATAGGCGGTGGTGTTATTGGCCTAGAGCTGGGTTCTGTTTATGCCCGCTTAGGCTCAAAAGTATCTGTAATTGAGTTTATGGATGGCATTATCCCAACTATGGATAAAGCTTTGGGTAAAGAACTGCAAAAAGTGCTGACCAAATTGGGTATGGAATTTTACCTGAACCATAAGGTTACCGGCGCTACTGTAAAAGGTAAAGAAGTAACCGTAACCTTTGATACCCCAAAAGGCGAGAAACAGGAATTGAAAGGCGATTATTGCCTGGTTGCTGTTGGCCGTGTGGCTTACACCGATGGTTTAGGTTTGGATAAGATTGGCATCACTGTAGAAGAACGCGGTCGTAAAATTACCGTTAATGATCACCTGGAAACCAGCGTGAAAGGTGTATACGCTATTGGCGACGTAATAAAAGGCGCCATGCTGGCCCACAAAGCCGAGGATGAAGGTACTTTAGTGGCCGAGATCATTGCAGGCCAGAAACCGCATATTGATTATAACCTGATACCGGGCGTTGTGTATACCTGGCCGGAAGTTGCCGCTGTTGGACAGACAGAAGAGCAACTAAAAGCAGCTGGTGTAAAATATAAAGCCGGATCGTTCCCATTCAAAGCCAGCGGCCGAGCACGTGCCAGCGGTGATGTGGATGGTTTTGTAAAAGTATTGGCTGATGCCACTACCGACGAGATACTGGGCGTTCACATGATTGGTCCGCGGGCCGCGGATATGATAGCCGAGGCTGTAGTTGCCATGGAGTACCGTGCCAGCGCCGAAGATATTTCGCGCATGAGCCACGCTCACCCAACCTACACCGAAGCCATGCGCGAGGCCTGCTTAGCAGCTACCGATAACAGAGCAATACATATGTAA
- a CDS encoding phosphotransferase enzyme family protein has protein sequence MSSFPAQYSTLSALALKDYIETAYHLKLTKCRYLLRGVSDTYVLEATDAQYILKIYRDRHRSLTEIQGEVELLNMLKEYGANVAYPLIDIFGSQIQKFDAAEGIRYGIVLSYALGKPVLDLSDEQLKTVGREMATVHNITSVVKLNYKRKAYTTDSTLIQPLKTLKPAFAELPGEYTYLKETVMQVIQKLNTFDTKKFSYGYCQYDFLPKNFHFDDAGQITFFDFDFAGQGYLANDLMSFFVHFFMHVFTGKLTDDEADRMYKVFIAAYREVRPVSDQEIKAIPYLGVGFWIFYLGFQYENFDDWSNLFFNTRFIADRVALIKVWVNKYCEF, from the coding sequence ATGTCATCATTTCCAGCCCAGTATTCCACATTATCTGCCCTTGCATTAAAAGATTATATTGAAACGGCCTATCACTTAAAGCTAACCAAATGCCGGTATTTGCTGCGGGGGGTGAGCGATACTTATGTTTTAGAAGCAACCGATGCCCAATATATTTTAAAAATTTACCGCGACCGGCACCGTTCCTTAACCGAGATACAGGGCGAAGTGGAATTGCTGAATATGTTGAAAGAGTATGGCGCAAATGTAGCTTACCCGTTGATCGATATTTTTGGCAGCCAGATACAAAAATTTGATGCCGCCGAAGGTATCCGCTATGGTATTGTGCTTTCCTATGCTCTGGGCAAACCCGTATTGGATCTGTCTGATGAGCAATTGAAAACTGTTGGTCGCGAAATGGCGACTGTTCATAACATTACCTCGGTAGTAAAGCTGAATTATAAAAGAAAAGCCTACACTACGGATAGCACGCTCATTCAACCTTTAAAAACGCTGAAGCCCGCGTTTGCAGAGCTGCCGGGTGAATATACCTATTTGAAGGAGACTGTAATGCAGGTAATTCAAAAGCTAAATACATTTGATACGAAGAAGTTTAGCTATGGTTATTGCCAGTATGATTTTTTGCCCAAGAATTTTCATTTTGACGATGCCGGCCAGATCACCTTTTTTGATTTTGACTTTGCCGGGCAAGGTTACCTGGCAAATGATCTGATGTCGTTCTTTGTGCATTTTTTTATGCATGTATTTACCGGCAAACTAACTGATGACGAGGCCGACCGAATGTATAAGGTTTTTATAGCAGCTTACCGTGAAGTAAGACCTGTATCTGACCAGGAGATCAAAGCTATTCCGTACCTGGGCGTAGGCTTCTGGATATTTTACCTGGGCTTTCAATATGAAAACTTTGACGATTGGTCGAACCTGTTTTTTAACACCCGCTTTATTGCCGATAGGGTAGCGCTCATCAAAGTATGGGTAAACAAGTATTGCGAATTTTGA
- a CDS encoding CocE/NonD family hydrolase, protein MKKIYSLFVLLLLCSINAFAQSDYVKEHFTKKEVYITMRDGIKLFTAIYTPKDASAKNKYPIMMQRTCYSVAPYGEDKYPARLGPSEIMMKEGYIFVFQDVRGRWKSQGTWTNMTPVIDNKKSKTDVDEGSDTYDTIDWLVKNVAGNNGKVGQYGISYPGFYTAAGILSNHPALKASSPQAPISDFFFDDFHHNGAFLEGYFFTFPVFGVQKTDTTSKAWYTMLKPDSKDGYQYLLDLGPLKNADKFYHDNFFWQETINHPNYDEFWQKRGLLKHYGKVKPAVMLVGGWFDAEDLTGPLAIYKTINKTDPNAYNTIVMGPFGHGRWSRETGHTMHSNVYFGDSIATFYQKNIEAKFFNHFLKGNGDKNSGLPNAYMYNTGKKEWATFDKWPAPNAVHQKMYLGSDGKLANAQPSTAGSVSYISDPLKPVPYTEDNTTTMNFTPHNYMSEDQRFAGRRPDVLVYQTDVLNDDVTLGGEIMAHLKIATTGTDADFVVKLIDVYPADEPNNPYMPNKNIILSNYWQMVRSEVMPARFRNSFEKPEALVANQKTDVNFRLQDVLHTFKKGHRIMIQVQSTWFPIIARNPQKFVENPYKADESDYIKATETVYNDSFIDVQVLK, encoded by the coding sequence ATGAAAAAAATTTACTCATTATTTGTGCTGTTACTCCTATGCAGCATTAACGCTTTTGCTCAAAGCGACTATGTAAAGGAACACTTTACCAAAAAAGAGGTGTACATCACCATGCGCGACGGCATCAAGCTTTTTACCGCTATTTATACCCCGAAGGATGCTTCGGCCAAAAACAAGTACCCAATCATGATGCAGCGTACCTGTTATAGCGTTGCGCCGTATGGCGAGGATAAATATCCCGCACGTTTGGGCCCATCAGAAATAATGATGAAAGAGGGCTATATTTTTGTATTCCAGGACGTACGCGGCCGCTGGAAAAGCCAAGGTACCTGGACCAACATGACCCCGGTTATCGACAATAAAAAAAGCAAAACCGATGTTGATGAAGGTTCTGATACTTATGATACTATCGACTGGCTGGTTAAAAATGTGGCCGGCAATAATGGCAAAGTTGGTCAATACGGTATATCTTACCCCGGTTTTTACACTGCGGCAGGTATCCTGTCAAACCATCCGGCCCTGAAAGCGTCATCGCCGCAGGCACCTATTTCCGATTTCTTTTTTGATGATTTTCATCACAATGGCGCATTTCTGGAAGGCTACTTTTTCACCTTCCCTGTTTTTGGTGTTCAAAAAACCGATACCACCAGCAAAGCCTGGTATACCATGCTGAAACCCGATAGCAAAGACGGTTATCAATATCTGCTGGATCTGGGTCCACTTAAAAATGCCGACAAGTTTTACCACGACAATTTCTTCTGGCAGGAAACTATCAATCACCCCAACTACGATGAGTTTTGGCAAAAACGAGGTTTGTTAAAACATTATGGCAAAGTAAAACCCGCAGTAATGCTGGTAGGCGGCTGGTTTGATGCCGAGGATTTAACCGGTCCGCTGGCTATCTACAAAACCATCAACAAAACCGATCCTAATGCTTACAATACCATTGTAATGGGTCCGTTTGGGCATGGCCGCTGGTCGCGCGAAACCGGGCACACCATGCACAGCAATGTTTACTTTGGCGATAGCATTGCTACCTTTTACCAAAAAAACATCGAGGCCAAATTCTTTAACCATTTCCTAAAAGGTAATGGCGACAAAAACTCAGGCCTGCCCAACGCTTATATGTACAATACAGGCAAAAAAGAATGGGCTACTTTTGATAAATGGCCCGCACCCAATGCTGTTCATCAAAAAATGTATTTAGGCAGCGACGGCAAACTGGCTAATGCACAACCTAGCACAGCTGGTTCGGTATCCTATATAAGCGATCCGCTTAAACCGGTTCCTTATACCGAGGATAATACCACCACCATGAATTTCACCCCGCACAATTATATGAGCGAAGATCAGCGCTTTGCCGGTCGTCGCCCGGATGTATTGGTTTATCAAACCGATGTATTGAATGATGATGTAACCCTTGGCGGCGAGATTATGGCACATCTAAAAATTGCCACTACCGGTACCGATGCTGATTTTGTGGTAAAACTGATTGATGTTTACCCTGCTGATGAGCCTAACAACCCGTACATGCCTAATAAAAACATTATCCTGAGCAATTACTGGCAAATGGTACGCTCGGAAGTAATGCCTGCCCGTTTCCGTAACAGCTTCGAAAAACCCGAGGCATTGGTAGCCAATCAAAAAACCGATGTTAATTTCCGCCTGCAGGATGTACTGCATACCTTTAAAAAAGGTCACCGCATTATGATACAGGTACAAAGCACCTGGTTCCCGATCATAGCGCGTAACCCGCAAAAATTTGTGGAGAACCCTTACAAGGCCGACGAAAGCGATTATATAAAAGCCACCGAAACTGTTTATAACGACAGCTTTATCGATGTGCAAGTATTGAAATAA